Genomic DNA from Marnyiella aurantia:
AATCGGCGAAGTAATTATTCTTGTAACACCCAAATTACGTACACACGACTTAATAATCATGTTATTACTTTCTGTACCGCACGAGGTGAAAATAATTTCTGCCGGACTTACACGTAAATAATCTGCCACTTTTCTCCGAACATTTTCAATAAGGATCTTAGCCTCCTGACCAAAACTGTGGGTGGATGAGGGATTACCGAAGTTTTTCATGGCTTTTACCATCTCGGTAATTACATGTTCTGCAAGAGGCGTTGTTGCAGCATTATCCAGATAGACTTTCTTCATTGGGAGTACATGTTAAAGACTTCAAAATTAATGAAAAAAACGGAAATAACTTTCGTCTGCCCAATTGAGCATTGGCTTGTCACCCGCAGTATCGCCGAAAGCGATGATCTTATCATATTTTCTGCCTTTCATTTCGCTTTTTATGCGGTTCAGTTTTTCGTTGCCGTTACAGTTAGGCGTTATAAACTTACCCGTAAATATGCCGTCCACATATTCCGCTTCTGTGGCCAAAAGTTTCATATTGAATTTCTGTGCGAAAGGTCTTACCCAAATATCCAGAGATGCTGTAATCATCCAGCTTTCAGTGTGATCAGCATCTCTGTTGTTCAAAAAATCCAGAGCGTTCCGGCGAATAATTTCTGGGTAATTTTGTGTAAAAAATTTTTCTGCTTCTTCTTCAATCCGGGTTCTGCTTTCACCTTTAAGCATAGAGGCTATATAACTTTTCTTCACCCGTTCTGCATCCATTAAGTTAAGTTTTAACAAAATAAAAAGAGGCGTATGCAATACGAACTGCAGGTAAAATCGAACAGGATTGTAATGACGGAGAAACATGAACATCGTATCCCTGTAAGTAAGTGTTCCGTCAAAATCGAAGCAGTACAGTTTTTTCATTATTATTAAAAGTTAGAGTTTAAGTTTAATAAAGATAAACTCCGGAATATGCCTGATAATAAACATAATGATCCGCCAAACCGGTAAAACATACACAACGTTCTGCTGCTTTTTATATGCCCGGAATATGTATTTTGCGGCCTTTGCAGGAGTGACTGTTAAAACAGGGTTAAGCGGCAAACCTTCTGTCATCCTGGTTCGCATAAAACCCGGTTTTACTGTTATTACATTCACGCGGCGGTCATGCATATAATTTCGCAGTCCACTCAGATAGGCGGTGAGTCCGGCCTTGGCACTTCCATAAATAAAATTACTCTGCCGTCCGCGCTCACCCGCAACCGAGGACAGCACGACCAGGGTGCCACCCCGTCTTCGCTCCATTTTCTCTGCAAAGTAAGTCAGAACAGGGAGTAGCTTAGAATAATTGATATCCAATACTCTGGAAGTATTTTTACTGTCGTAAAGTCCTTCATCAGTATCCATACCCATGTAGCCCACTGCGCAGAAAAGCAGAGACCCGTCGATGCGCTCAAAGTGCTGAAAATTTACTTCATTGGTGAGATCCAAGGGAATAATTTCCGAATCCTGTAAATATTTAACCTCCAGGTGACGGGCAAATTTCTCAGCTGTTTCAACTTCTGAGGTAAACAGATAAAGATTTTCAAGATTTCCATCCTGTTGCAGGACTTCTTCAACAAAAGCCTGTGCTACTTCCGAGTTGCTGCCTAATACAATCATTATATATTATCTTTTTTAACACCACCGCTACCGGGCATTTCCGGTGAAACCCCTTTGATAATTCTTTTATGCTGCAGTGAGACAAATTTAGAATTATCAACATTTTTCAAATAATTGGTTAGCGAAGATTTACTCATGGTGTCCTTGCTCAAATAAATCCGTCCGCCATATTGTTCGACTATGCGGTCCAGTTGTGAAACCAGTGTTGGAAGTTTTTGGTTAACTTTGAAATCAAGTGCCAGTGTGTAACCTTCCATCGGGAATGAATTGTAAGCTTGCGGATTATTTTTACCGAACAGTTTAAGAACTGCCAGGAAGGAACCGTTTCCGCTTTCGGCAATTGTTGTAAGGATTTCCCGCATACCTTCCCTGCCGCCTGCTTTAGGAATTACCATTTGATACTGTATAAATCCCTTTTTCCCGTAAATACGGTTCCAGTTATCTACAGTGTCCAACGGAAAGAAAAACCGTTCATAATCTACAATCTCATTCACCTTCTTTTGACGCTGCTTACCAAAATAGATGGCATTGAAAAATTTAACAGAAAATCTGTTTAAAATAAAAGATGGCAGAGTAAAAGGAATTGATGGCCTTAGTTTTTTCTCTGTTTTGAGCGCATTTTCACGGGTTTTACCCCCGAGTTCATATTTAGTTGCGTGTTCACCGCGCATAAGTATGGAGCGCCCTACATTCTTACCCGTCTGAAGGCAGTCTATCCACGCAACATTGTAGGTCCATGAATTACTTTCCTCAAAAAGTGAAAATATCTCATCAAGACTTTCTGCTTTAATCCTCTCCTGCCGGATATAAGCGGTTTCAATATTCCTTAGCTTAAATTCAGCCGAGAGTATTATTCCAGTAAGTCCCATACCTCCTATTGTAGCCCAGAAAAGTTCTGAGTTCTCAGTGTGAGAACAGTTTCTGACCTTTCCATTCTCCGTAAGGAGTTTGAAGGATATCAAATAATCGGAGAAGCAACCCTCTGAATGATGGTTTTTACCGTGTACATCCGATGCGATTGCGCCGCCCACGGTAATAAATTTTGTACCGGGTGTAACAAACAGAAAATAGCCCTGCTTAATAATGATCTCCAGAATATCCGCAAGCAAAACACCTGACTCACATTCAATTATTCCATTTATACGGTCGAAGCTGATAAATTTATTCAGCCTTGAAGTAGAAAATATATTTTCGGCCAAAGCTGCATCGCCGTAGCACCTTCCGTTACCGCGTGCAATCACTTCGTTATGTTCTTCTACAAAGGATTTTATGCCCGACAGGGTATCCGCGGAGCGCATTTTTCTGGTAACCACGGGGAAGTTCCCCCAATTGGAAACTCTCTGTACAAAATTCTTTTTCATTTTAATTAAAACTGCTTATCATAGATTAACAGCAGGAATGTTGCAAACCACAAGGCCAGGGTAACCTGTATATACCGGTCTTTGTAAATGATCTTAGTGGGAGATTCAGTTTTGTTATGCACGAGAGTCTGCTGCAGGTATCTCATAAAAGCAAAAACAACAAATATAAAGGTATAAAATATGCGGCTTCCAAACCGTTCCTGCACTTCAGGCTGCACCGTAAACATAAGGTACGAAATAACGGCAAGTGTAACTGAAATGGAAAGTGCAATATCGGCAAACTGAACATTATAGCCATCCAGGGCCTTACGCGTACGACCCGAAATCTGTGCGTTTATCAATTCGCCACGGCGTTTCCCTAACGCGAGCACAAGTGCAAGTACAAACGTAAGTAGGATGGCCCATTGCGAAATAGGAATTCCAGATATATAACCTCCGGATAGAACCCGCAGTACAAATCCTGTAGCGATTATGGAAACATCAATAATGGCAACATGTTTAAGGTGAAAGGTATACGCAATGTTGAGAAGTACGTAAAAAAGAATGACCGATGAAAACCTGCCTATATCAATATGAAGATAAAAATGTGAGCCCGAAAGTAATAACAGTCCCGCTGCCAGAACCATACTCATGAAGATGATTGCGGTATTTTTTGAAACCGCTCCACTAGCTATAGGCCTTTTACACTTTTCGGGGTGCCGGCGGTCCGAATCTACATCAGAATAATCATTCAGAATATAAATAAAACTTGCAGCCAGCGAGAAAACTACAAACGCAACTATACTTTTTAATACCAAATCGGCATTGGTAATATTACCCGAGAAAAACAGCGGCAGGAAAACAAACAGGTTTTTAACCCACTGTTCTACGCGTAGCAGTTTTATATATTTCGTCATAAATTTTAAGAGAATCAACCGTAAAAATACATCTTTTTAATACAACGGTATTTGAGAAACAACCAAAAAGAACTGCCCGAAGGCAGTTCTCTGAAAATATTTATTTGGAATGTACTCTTTACTGACCCTGCTGAGCTTCTTTAATCATGTTCTCATTTGCGGTAATGGCAAACTCTACACGACGGTTTTCAGCTCTGCCAGCATCCGTGTCATTGGTAGACTTAGGATCACTTTCACCCATACCCATAGGGAACATACGGCTGGCGGCAACTCCTTTACCAACAAGATAAGATTTCACAGCGGCTGCTCTTCTTTCCGAGAGGGCCTGGTTGTAGCTGTCCGTTCCTTTACTGTCTGTATGACCATAAATATTGATATTGGTATCGTCATTATTGTTCAGGATTTGAGCCAGTTTATCAAGATTAGCTCTGGAATCGGCGGTAAGTTCTGACGAGTCAAAACCGAAATTTACCATTCTTTCCGGCAATGTCACTTTAATACCTTCATTTACCCTCTCTACTTCAGCACCTGGTAAAGTCTGTTTAATCTCTTTTGCCTGCTGGTCCATTTTACGGCCAATCACATTACCTGCGACACCCCCAATGATGCCCCCTAGAACTGCGCCGGCCGGAGCGTTACCTCCTTTACCTATATTATTACCAAGGACGCCACCCAACACGGCACCTGTAGATGCGCCTACAACAGTACCTCTTTGCTGATGGTTTGAATTCTGAATAGTTTCGCAACTCGTTAGCATTAATGCTGCAGCAGCTCCCGCCACATATATATTTCTTAGTTTCATAACTCTGTTGATTTTAATTAATTATTTAGAAGTCCTCTGAAAATTATAAACCACGTTTACGGTTTGTCCTTCAAAAGGAACGGATTGCTGCACGGAGAACTGATCTGCGGTCTGATTCAGTAACGTAAGGGCATATCCAGTCTCATTCTCTTTAGCTTTTGTACCGTCAAAAATCTTTTTAAACTGGAATGTATTTCCTGTTAACACTTCAAATTTAATTGGCTGCGTTTTTACGGGGCAGGCGCCACCACCGTTAAGTGTATAAGAGCCGGTGTAGTTATTCGGCACCAAAATCCACTGACTGCCAACAAAGCACTGTGCATCTGCACCTTCATCAAAAGGTTTGATCATATAAGACTTATCATAGTCTACACTGGTAATTTGCCACGTACCCTTCATTTTGAGAAATTCTGCTCTGTCGGCTTGCGCTGTTTTCGCAGTTGAGCAGGAAACAGCGAGCGACGCTGCCACAATTCCCGTTAAAAGTAAATTTTTCATTGTTTAAATTATTTGATACTGGCAAACAGGCTAAAACCGTGCCAGCCAAAATACCGGAAAATAAAAAAAGCCCATAAATATGGACTTTTTCTCACTATCTTTCAGAGCAATACTCAAAGTAATTATTTCGCTTTTTTCTTCGCTGCAGCCTTTTTATATGCAGGCTTAGATGCTTTACCTTCTGCTTTGCAGAAGTTGGTGTACGCATACTCCGCAGCCTTGCGCAAATCAATGACACCTCCGGATCTGGAAATCAAATCAAAACGGTTGTTTGTATTGGTAGGAAGCATCGCATTTACAGAAGATTTGTTGGCAGTTTTCACCAATGATTCAATGATCTGTTCCGGCTTAAGGTTAGGCATATAAGCCAATAAAACTGCTGCTGCACCCGCAACGACTGGTGAAGCCATTGAGGTTCCCTGCTCATATCTATATTTAGCATCCGGCACCGGAGCATATATTTCCTGGCCCGGCGCAAAAACGTCTACCATTTTTTGGTTATAATTTGAGAATGAAGCTCTAAGAAACTCAGCATCCTTTGTGCTGGCACCTACCACTATCATATTACTGATGAATGGCTGCGCGTCTGCAGTACTTTTAAAGTTGCTTGGAAAATATGTATTTTCTGCCAAGTCCTCATTATCATTACCGGCCGCCTTTACAAGAAGTACACCTTTATCCTGTGCGTATTTGAATGCATCCCAAACCACTTCCTTGCCCGGAGAAACAGGTTTTCCAAAGCTCATATTCAGGATTTTTGCACCATTATCCACAGCATATCTAATTGAGTTAGCAACATCCTTATCCCGCTCGTCACCGTTTGGAACTGTACGGATGGCCATGATCTTTGCAACTTTTGATGCTACGCCATACTGAACCTCATCGCCATGTGCCAATCCTGCAATGATGCCTGCCACATGGGTACCGTGACCTGCATCCGGTCCTTCGTAATTGTTGTTTCCGTAATATTTTTCTTTATAATCGTCGTAGTTATCTCCAACAATCTCTGCACGCGGATCAAAATCCAGATTATAGTGTTTCGTTGCCTGTGACTCAAAATGGGTAATAGCTTCTTTCATCTGTGCCTTCAACAATGTTTCTACCTCTGCAGGTGTCTTACCCGCAAACTGCGGGTCCGTAGCAATCCCGGACAGCACCTGTGCCGACATTGCTTGTTCCTGAGTAGTTGGCTTGATGGCCGCCACCGCCTCCGGAGTCAGCACCTTACCGTTAAGCATGGAAACCATTGTTGGAATCATGGAGTTGATCATACTGTAAGTTTGAAAGGCCTGTTTTGCCTCCATCCCTTTTTTAGTATAAATCTCCTTGGATTTCATATACATCTCAAACTCAGCCGGCATCTTTGCCTGATTGGTCTTATTTTGAGAAGAATCTGCGCCTTCAAAAACGGATTGATATTTCTTGACGATCCGGGTAACTTCCAGGTTATCGGCATCAATATCACCGTTCTTTCCACCAATAAAGTTCCAACCGTGAACATCGTCTACATAACCGTTTCCATCGTCGTCTTTACCGTTGTTAGGAACTTCATTCGGGTTCTTCCACATATTCTTAATCAGTCCGGGATGATCCACCTCTACTCCGCTGTCCAGAACACCTACCACTACAGTTTTAGGTTTCAGACCCTTGGACTCCAAATATTTATATGCATTCTCTGTATTAATTCCGTAAACATTGGTAGCCGAAAAATCCTTGTGGTACCAGGTCATTAAATCCTTATCTTTCATTGGATCCAATGCAGCAGCCGACTGTGCAGAAACCAATCCAAATCCAAACAGGAAAGAAGTTGCTATAAAAAGTCTTTTCATAAAATTATTTGTTATTGTTGAGTTGTAATATTTTTAAGATAGGTAGATGATTCCGGTCCAATGTTACACAGAAGATCCAAAATGGACAGGTCTTCAATGAAACCATGTTTTGCAGTAAAGCTCTGATAATACTCCGGATAGCCTTTGTTTTGAGAGTTTTTTGCTGAGAACTTATCCCGCAGATTCAGCATCACAGGTTCTTTAAGGTATTCGTGCGTCAGTTCAAAGTTTACCTCAGTTTTCAGTAGCGATTGGATGACATCAAGTACCTTAAGGTTAAAGTCGAAAAGGTATTTCTTCTTTTCACCATATATGGTTTGCAGCTTATCTTCATAATACTCAAAATACGGAGAACTTTGATAGGCTGTTTTAATGGATTTCCAATGTTGTTTCGGCCAGTCTTCGGCGTATGATATCTCTGTTTCCTTATAAAGACGGCTACCATTGTGCTTTATCGGTATCATGAGTGCCAGTTTACCGTTGGCACCGTAAATAAGTGTGCGGTTACGGAAGGTCTGTTTCGGGAAATTTTCAAATTGCTCGAGGAGTATTTCCCGGTCAGGTTTCAGGAATTCTGCAAACCAGGACACAGGCGGAAGATAAAATACAGGCAATAAAACGTTCATGAGTATATAAAATTAAAAAACGCGATAAAGACCGCGTTTTGTATGATTAAACATCTTTATCTTTTTTCCGAAAGAGTTTTGCAAAATAATCCCAACCGAAAAAGAGAACAAGGATTAGCACAGCCAGCCACCAGTAGGAGGTTTTATGCAGTTCACCGGTATTGGCAGCCTTAAACATTCTGTCCCAACGAAATGTTGATCCAAAAAACCAACCTTTTTTTGCCTGGTAACTGGAACTGTTATCTGCGAAAAGCCCTTCTAAACTTAACCAGGTAAACATCGGTGTACCCACGATGTGTGTTTCGGGAACGTATCCGAAGAAGCGCGCATCCAGCGAGGCGTCACGGTTATCCCCAACCATCATATAGTAATCATACTGTACAGTATAGGTGTTGGTTTCCTGACCGTTAATGATGATCTTTCCATTGTTTTCATCGAGTGTATTTCCTTCGTGTTGCACAATGAGTTTACGGTATTCGGGCAGGTTTTCCGGTGTAAGTTTCAGCACGTCGCCCTTTTTTGGGATGCGCAGCGGACCATACCAGTCTACATTCCAGTTCTTATTATTTGGGAAGATGGTTGACGAGGTATTTATTTTTTCGCTGAAAACCAGTTGTTGCTGTTCCATTGTTTTCTGCATGTCCGGATAGTAAGAAATATCCTTTTTGCCCTGCGGCTCAACTACCTCTACCATAGTTACCACTTGTGGCAGCGCTTTAATCTCCTTTGCTGTTTGATCAGTAAGTCCCTGGAAGCGGTAATAAAAGCCTGAACCCCTTTGTTGTTCCTGAACCGGTAAAAAACCGTATATATCATATAATGAACCGATATCAAGTTGGGAACTCGTCAGGACTTCATACGCGTGCTGCACCTGCGCATCGCCCATTTTCACTTCTGGTTTACCGTTTATAAAGAGTTTTC
This window encodes:
- the lepB gene encoding signal peptidase I, which encodes MDYFLTYTLYVIILSVLMGISTWKLFQKMGYSPLLAFVPFYNYYIVQKESGQPKWWVALAYLPIVGPIMMSVFHLNLMKVFGKTLFQQKLMTVFLPFIYMGVVNYSKDTERWTDDDLYLTDDEKEAGKKDSFLGSITFAVVFATIIHVFFTQPFGIPTGSMERTLLVGDFLFVNKLNYGYRMPMRPVAIPFLQGTIIDTGEKGNPKDDPKSYAEGIKLPYLRLPGWEKPERNDIVVFNYPDDSVHVAIDRKDPYVKRLVAQPGDVMEFRAGKLFINGKPEVKMGDAQVQHAYEVLTSSQLDIGSLYDIYGFLPVQEQQRGSGFYYRFQGLTDQTAKEIKALPQVVTMVEVVEPQGKKDISYYPDMQKTMEQQQLVFSEKINTSSTIFPNNKNWNVDWYGPLRIPKKGDVLKLTPENLPEYRKLIVQHEGNTLDENNGKIIINGQETNTYTVQYDYYMMVGDNRDASLDARFFGYVPETHIVGTPMFTWLSLEGLFADNSSSYQAKKGWFFGSTFRWDRMFKAANTGELHKTSYWWLAVLILVLFFGWDYFAKLFRKKDKDV
- a CDS encoding decaprenyl-phosphate phosphoribosyltransferase, whose translation is MTKYIKLLRVEQWVKNLFVFLPLFFSGNITNADLVLKSIVAFVVFSLAASFIYILNDYSDVDSDRRHPEKCKRPIASGAVSKNTAIIFMSMVLAAGLLLLSGSHFYLHIDIGRFSSVILFYVLLNIAYTFHLKHVAIIDVSIIATGFVLRVLSGGYISGIPISQWAILLTFVLALVLALGKRRGELINAQISGRTRKALDGYNVQFADIALSISVTLAVISYLMFTVQPEVQERFGSRIFYTFIFVVFAFMRYLQQTLVHNKTESPTKIIYKDRYIQVTLALWFATFLLLIYDKQF
- a CDS encoding SDR family NAD(P)-dependent oxidoreductase, coding for MIVLGSNSEVAQAFVEEVLQQDGNLENLYLFTSEVETAEKFARHLEVKYLQDSEIIPLDLTNEVNFQHFERIDGSLLFCAVGYMGMDTDEGLYDSKNTSRVLDINYSKLLPVLTYFAEKMERRRGGTLVVLSSVAGERGRQSNFIYGSAKAGLTAYLSGLRNYMHDRRVNVITVKPGFMRTRMTEGLPLNPVLTVTPAKAAKYIFRAYKKQQNVVYVLPVWRIIMFIIRHIPEFIFIKLKL
- a CDS encoding WbqC family protein translates to MNVLLPVFYLPPVSWFAEFLKPDREILLEQFENFPKQTFRNRTLIYGANGKLALMIPIKHNGSRLYKETEISYAEDWPKQHWKSIKTAYQSSPYFEYYEDKLQTIYGEKKKYLFDFNLKVLDVIQSLLKTEVNFELTHEYLKEPVMLNLRDKFSAKNSQNKGYPEYYQSFTAKHGFIEDLSILDLLCNIGPESSTYLKNITTQQ
- a CDS encoding OmpA family protein; this translates as MKLRNIYVAGAAAALMLTSCETIQNSNHQQRGTVVGASTGAVLGGVLGNNIGKGGNAPAGAVLGGIIGGVAGNVIGRKMDQQAKEIKQTLPGAEVERVNEGIKVTLPERMVNFGFDSSELTADSRANLDKLAQILNNNDDTNINIYGHTDSKGTDSYNQALSERRAAAVKSYLVGKGVAASRMFPMGMGESDPKSTNDTDAGRAENRRVEFAITANENMIKEAQQGQ
- a CDS encoding lipocalin family protein, whose amino-acid sequence is MKNLLLTGIVAASLAVSCSTAKTAQADRAEFLKMKGTWQITSVDYDKSYMIKPFDEGADAQCFVGSQWILVPNNYTGSYTLNGGGACPVKTQPIKFEVLTGNTFQFKKIFDGTKAKENETGYALTLLNQTADQFSVQQSVPFEGQTVNVVYNFQRTSK
- a CDS encoding S8 family serine peptidase, with the translated sequence MKRLFIATSFLFGFGLVSAQSAAALDPMKDKDLMTWYHKDFSATNVYGINTENAYKYLESKGLKPKTVVVGVLDSGVEVDHPGLIKNMWKNPNEVPNNGKDDDGNGYVDDVHGWNFIGGKNGDIDADNLEVTRIVKKYQSVFEGADSSQNKTNQAKMPAEFEMYMKSKEIYTKKGMEAKQAFQTYSMINSMIPTMVSMLNGKVLTPEAVAAIKPTTQEQAMSAQVLSGIATDPQFAGKTPAEVETLLKAQMKEAITHFESQATKHYNLDFDPRAEIVGDNYDDYKEKYYGNNNYEGPDAGHGTHVAGIIAGLAHGDEVQYGVASKVAKIMAIRTVPNGDERDKDVANSIRYAVDNGAKILNMSFGKPVSPGKEVVWDAFKYAQDKGVLLVKAAGNDNEDLAENTYFPSNFKSTADAQPFISNMIVVGASTKDAEFLRASFSNYNQKMVDVFAPGQEIYAPVPDAKYRYEQGTSMASPVVAGAAAVLLAYMPNLKPEQIIESLVKTANKSSVNAMLPTNTNNRFDLISRSGGVIDLRKAAEYAYTNFCKAEGKASKPAYKKAAAKKKAK
- a CDS encoding FAD-binding oxidoreductase; amino-acid sequence: MKKNFVQRVSNWGNFPVVTRKMRSADTLSGIKSFVEEHNEVIARGNGRCYGDAALAENIFSTSRLNKFISFDRINGIIECESGVLLADILEIIIKQGYFLFVTPGTKFITVGGAIASDVHGKNHHSEGCFSDYLISFKLLTENGKVRNCSHTENSELFWATIGGMGLTGIILSAEFKLRNIETAYIRQERIKAESLDEIFSLFEESNSWTYNVAWIDCLQTGKNVGRSILMRGEHATKYELGGKTRENALKTEKKLRPSIPFTLPSFILNRFSVKFFNAIYFGKQRQKKVNEIVDYERFFFPLDTVDNWNRIYGKKGFIQYQMVIPKAGGREGMREILTTIAESGNGSFLAVLKLFGKNNPQAYNSFPMEGYTLALDFKVNQKLPTLVSQLDRIVEQYGGRIYLSKDTMSKSSLTNYLKNVDNSKFVSLQHKRIIKGVSPEMPGSGGVKKDNI
- a CDS encoding HAD family hydrolase, yielding MKKLYCFDFDGTLTYRDTMFMFLRHYNPVRFYLQFVLHTPLFILLKLNLMDAERVKKSYIASMLKGESRTRIEEEAEKFFTQNYPEIIRRNALDFLNNRDADHTESWMITASLDIWVRPFAQKFNMKLLATEAEYVDGIFTGKFITPNCNGNEKLNRIKSEMKGRKYDKIIAFGDTAGDKPMLNWADESYFRFFH